Proteins co-encoded in one Luteitalea sp. genomic window:
- a CDS encoding PadR family transcriptional regulator has product MGRHDSLQGALPLLVLKILLRRGPLHGYGITLQIETMSKDVLRVEEGSLYPALHRMEEAGWIKARWAVTEHNRRVRMYEVTAAGRRQLELEEGRWRAVTGAVGHILKHA; this is encoded by the coding sequence ATGGGACGTCACGATTCACTTCAAGGCGCTCTGCCGCTCCTCGTGTTGAAGATCCTGCTCCGGCGCGGTCCGCTGCATGGCTACGGCATCACGCTGCAGATCGAGACGATGTCGAAGGATGTCCTCCGAGTCGAAGAAGGCTCGCTCTACCCGGCCCTTCATCGGATGGAGGAGGCCGGCTGGATCAAGGCACGGTGGGCGGTGACGGAGCACAACCGTCGCGTACGCATGTACGAGGTGACCGCGGCCGGGCGCAGACAGCTCGAGCTCGAGGAAGGCCGCTGGCGCGCCGTGACCGGGGCCGTCGGAC